One window from the genome of Cryptomeria japonica chromosome 6, Sugi_1.0, whole genome shotgun sequence encodes:
- the LOC131051234 gene encoding pentatricopeptide repeat-containing protein At3g16010 isoform X2 translates to MKINLEARRAFLTSSAIFRSSQSHSGSHGFDAKIPNTTTTTTNDNNGRTFSQDIVQMFRDPSLKTKPGEPNSMARFHRRSPSIRETDERFFKILRIFKWGPDAEKATEVLLLNIDHRLVREVLNLDVEIGVKLQFFKWAAKKKNLVHDCCTYMPLIRRLAEAGLVGEMWQTILQMVKSDCRINPSVLSELVRILGKVKMVEKACVLFYRIKASRCKPSVYAYNCLFSVLIRANCHDKVQELYKEMCSEGKCLPDTVTYTMLIANFGKLGHVDSAINLFKEMRENGLQPSAKIYTSLMGTLFKSSRYGEALKLFQEMRDKRFPPNVFTYTEVINGLGKAGRVQEALRMFQDMQKDGCSPDVILFNKLIDILGNAGQLDSVFKLFGEMESLGCTPTVVTYNSVMEALFKAKNASGALKWFEGMKEKGIHPSPFTYSILIAGLCKTNRLEKALMLLEEMDEKGFPPCPAAYCSLIDALGKAHRYDAAVELFKELIENGNISSSRIYAVMIKHLGKANRIDAAIELFGEMQQRGCIPDVYSYNALMSGLVRASRVDEAHTWLKKMQEKGCKPDLSSHNIILHGLSKVGGPTEAFKMLEKMKTSGIQPDAVSYNTVLGVLSNADFESILLHLCVRQCLVSPMERCCYFCEQLLLLLGQRCIEDC, encoded by the exons ATGAAGATCAACTTGGAAGCGAGAAGGGCATTCTTAACATCCTCCGCAATTTTCAGATCGTCTCAATCACATTCAG GCAGTCATGGATTCGATGCTAAAATACccaacaccaccaccaccaccaccaatgaCAATAATGGTAGAACCTTCAGCCAAGACATTGTTCAGATGTTCAGAGACCCCTCTCTTAAAACTAAGCCTGGAGAACCCAATTCAATGGCTAGATTTCATAGAAGAAGTCCATCCATCAGGGAAACAGATGAGAGGTTTTTCAAAATTCTTAGGATTTTCAAATGGGGACCTGATGCTGAAAAGGCTACCGAAGTCCTGTTGTTGAATATAGATCACAGATTGGTCAGGGAGGTCTTGAACCTTGATGTAGAGATTGGTGTCAAATTGCAGTTTTTCAAGTGGGCTGCCAAAAAAAAGAATTTAGTGCATGATTGTTGCACTTATATGCCCCTCATTCGTCGCTTGGCAGAAGCAGGATTGGTGGGTGAAATGTGGCAGACAATACTACAGATGGTGAAAAGTGACTGTAGGATTAATCCCAGTGTTTTGTCCGAACTTGTTAGAATTCTAGGAAAGGTTAAGATGGTGGAGAAGGCATGTGTCTTGTTTTATCGCATAAAGGCGTCGAGGTGCAAACCCAGTGTTTATGCTTATAATTGCCTTTTCAGTGTGTTGATAAGGGCTAACTGTCATGATAAAGTGCAAGAACTTTACAAAGAGATGTGCAGTGAAGGGAAATGCCTTCCCGATACAGTGACTTATACTATGCTTATTGCTAACTTTGGGAAACTCGGGCATGTGGACTCTGCAATTAATCTTTTTAAAGAAATGAGGGAGAATGGCCTGCAACCGAGTGCAAAGATATACACTAGTCTGATGGGGACTTTGTTTAAGTCAAGTCGATATGGTGAGGCCTTGAAGTTGTTTCAAGAGATGAGAGATAAACGTTTTCCTCCGAATGTTTTTACATACACTGAGGTTATCAACGGGCTTGGAAAAGCTGGCAGGGTTCAAGAGGCTCTCAGAATGTTTCAAGATATGCAGAAGGATGGTTGTTCTCCTGATGTTATTTTGTTCAATAAGCTAATTGACATTTTGGGCAATGCAGGGCAACTTGATAGTGTTTTCAAGCTCTTTGGTGAGATGGAAAGTCTTGGATGCACTCCTACTGTGGTGACGTATAATAGTGTTATGGAAGCCCTCTTTAAGGCTAAAAATGCATCTGGTGCCTTGAAGTGGTTCGAGGGAATGAAGGAGAAAGGCATTCATCCAAGTCCATTCACATATTCAATTCTAATTGCTGGTTTATGCAAGACAAATAGACTAGAAAAGGCATTAATGCTTCTTGAAGAGATGGATGAGAAGGGTTTTCCACCTTGCCCAGCTGCTTACTGTAGTCTGATTGATGCTCTTGGAAAGGCACACAGATATGATGCAGCCGTGGAATTGTTCAAGGAGCTAATAGAAAATGGCAATATTTCCAGCTCTAGGATTTATGCTGTGATGATTAAACACCTTGGGAAAGCAAACCGTATTGATGCAGCCATTGAACTGTTTGGAGAAATGCAACAGCGAGGCTGCATCCCTGATGTGTATTCCTACAATGCATTAATGTCTGGTCTGGTCAGGGCAAGTAGGGTTGATGAAGCTCATACTTGGcttaagaaaatgcaagaaaaaggaTGTAAGCCTGATTTAAGTAGCCATAATATAATTTTGCATGGTTTGTCTAAGGTAGGGGGGCCAACGGAGGCTTTTAAGATGTTAGAGAAAATGAAAACCTCAGGGATTCAGCCAGATGCAGTATCTTATAACACAGTTCTTGGTGTGCTTAGCAATGCAG ATTTTGAGTCCATATTGTTGCATCTCTGCGTGAGACAATGTTTGGTTTCTCCTATGGAGAGGTGCTGCTACTTTTGTGAGCAACTATTGCTCTTATTG GGCCAACGATGTATCGAGGATTGCTAG
- the LOC131051234 gene encoding pentatricopeptide repeat-containing protein At3g16010 isoform X3, whose amino-acid sequence MKINLEARRAFLTSSAIFRSSQSHSGSHGFDAKIPNTTTTTTNDNNGRTFSQDIVQMFRDPSLKTKPGEPNSMARFHRRSPSIRETDERFFKILRIFKWGPDAEKATEVLLLNIDHRLVREVLNLDVEIGVKLQFFKWAAKKKNLVHDCCTYMPLIRRLAEAGLVGEMWQTILQMVKSDCRINPSVLSELVRILGKVKMVEKACVLFYRIKASRCKPSVYAYNCLFSVLIRANCHDKVQELYKEMCSEGKCLPDTVTYTMLIANFGKLGHVDSAINLFKEMRENGLQPSAKIYTSLMGTLFKSSRYGEALKLFQEMRDKRFPPNVFTYTEVINGLGKAGRVQEALRMFQDMQKDGCSPDVILFNKLIDILGNAGQLDSVFKLFGEMESLGCTPTVVTYNSVMEALFKAKNASGALKWFEGMKEKGIHPSPFTYSILIAGLCKTNRLEKALMLLEEMDEKGFPPCPAAYCSLIDALGKAHRYDAAVELFKELIENGNISSSRIYAVMIKHLGKANRIDAAIELFGEMQQRGCIPDVYSYNALMSGLVRARGPTEAFKMLEKMKTSGIQPDAVSYNTVLGVLSNAGMFEEAVKLMKEMSSKGFSYDVITYSSILEAVGRVDECKPFID is encoded by the exons ATGAAGATCAACTTGGAAGCGAGAAGGGCATTCTTAACATCCTCCGCAATTTTCAGATCGTCTCAATCACATTCAG GCAGTCATGGATTCGATGCTAAAATACccaacaccaccaccaccaccaccaatgaCAATAATGGTAGAACCTTCAGCCAAGACATTGTTCAGATGTTCAGAGACCCCTCTCTTAAAACTAAGCCTGGAGAACCCAATTCAATGGCTAGATTTCATAGAAGAAGTCCATCCATCAGGGAAACAGATGAGAGGTTTTTCAAAATTCTTAGGATTTTCAAATGGGGACCTGATGCTGAAAAGGCTACCGAAGTCCTGTTGTTGAATATAGATCACAGATTGGTCAGGGAGGTCTTGAACCTTGATGTAGAGATTGGTGTCAAATTGCAGTTTTTCAAGTGGGCTGCCAAAAAAAAGAATTTAGTGCATGATTGTTGCACTTATATGCCCCTCATTCGTCGCTTGGCAGAAGCAGGATTGGTGGGTGAAATGTGGCAGACAATACTACAGATGGTGAAAAGTGACTGTAGGATTAATCCCAGTGTTTTGTCCGAACTTGTTAGAATTCTAGGAAAGGTTAAGATGGTGGAGAAGGCATGTGTCTTGTTTTATCGCATAAAGGCGTCGAGGTGCAAACCCAGTGTTTATGCTTATAATTGCCTTTTCAGTGTGTTGATAAGGGCTAACTGTCATGATAAAGTGCAAGAACTTTACAAAGAGATGTGCAGTGAAGGGAAATGCCTTCCCGATACAGTGACTTATACTATGCTTATTGCTAACTTTGGGAAACTCGGGCATGTGGACTCTGCAATTAATCTTTTTAAAGAAATGAGGGAGAATGGCCTGCAACCGAGTGCAAAGATATACACTAGTCTGATGGGGACTTTGTTTAAGTCAAGTCGATATGGTGAGGCCTTGAAGTTGTTTCAAGAGATGAGAGATAAACGTTTTCCTCCGAATGTTTTTACATACACTGAGGTTATCAACGGGCTTGGAAAAGCTGGCAGGGTTCAAGAGGCTCTCAGAATGTTTCAAGATATGCAGAAGGATGGTTGTTCTCCTGATGTTATTTTGTTCAATAAGCTAATTGACATTTTGGGCAATGCAGGGCAACTTGATAGTGTTTTCAAGCTCTTTGGTGAGATGGAAAGTCTTGGATGCACTCCTACTGTGGTGACGTATAATAGTGTTATGGAAGCCCTCTTTAAGGCTAAAAATGCATCTGGTGCCTTGAAGTGGTTCGAGGGAATGAAGGAGAAAGGCATTCATCCAAGTCCATTCACATATTCAATTCTAATTGCTGGTTTATGCAAGACAAATAGACTAGAAAAGGCATTAATGCTTCTTGAAGAGATGGATGAGAAGGGTTTTCCACCTTGCCCAGCTGCTTACTGTAGTCTGATTGATGCTCTTGGAAAGGCACACAGATATGATGCAGCCGTGGAATTGTTCAAGGAGCTAATAGAAAATGGCAATATTTCCAGCTCTAGGATTTATGCTGTGATGATTAAACACCTTGGGAAAGCAAACCGTATTGATGCAGCCATTGAACTGTTTGGAGAAATGCAACAGCGAGGCTGCATCCCTGATGTGTATTCCTACAATGCATTAATGTCTGGTCTGGTCAGGGCAA GGGGGCCAACGGAGGCTTTTAAGATGTTAGAGAAAATGAAAACCTCAGGGATTCAGCCAGATGCAGTATCTTATAACACAGTTCTTGGTGTGCTTAGCAATGCAGGTATGTTTGAGGAGGCAGTCAAGTTAATGAAAGAGATGAGTTCTAAAGGATTTTCTTATGATGTAATTACATATTCTTCAATACTAGAAGCAGTGGGTAGGGTCGACGAGTGCAAACCCTTTATTGATTAA
- the LOC131051234 gene encoding pentatricopeptide repeat-containing protein At3g16010 isoform X5: MKINLEARRAFLTSSAIFRSSQSHSGSHGFDAKIPNTTTTTTNDNNGRTFSQDIVQMFRDPSLKTKPGEPNSMARFHRRSPSIRETDERFFKILRIFKWGPDAEKATEVLLLNIDHRLVREVLNLDVEIGVKLQFFKWAAKKKNLVHDCCTYMPLIRRLAEAGLVGEMWQTILQMVKSDCRINPSVLSELVRILGKVKMVEKACVLFYRIKASRCKPSVYAYNCLFSVLIRANCHDKVQELYKEMCSEGKCLPDTVTYTMLIANFGKLGHVDSAINLFKEMRENGLQPSAKIYTSLMGTLFKSSRYGEALKLFQEMRDKRFPPNVFTYTEVINGLGKAGRVQEALRMFQDMQKDGCSPDVILFNKLIDILGNAGQLDSVFKLFGEMESLGCTPTVVTYNSVMEALFKAKNASGALKWFEGMKEKGIHPSPFTYSILIAGLCKTNRLEKALMLLEEMDEKGFPPCPAAYCSLIDALGKAHRYDAAVELFKELIENGNISSSRIYAVMIKHLGKANRIDAAIELFGEMQQRGCIPDVYSYNALMSGLVRANFESILLHLCVRQCLVSPMERCCYFCEQLLLLLGQRCIEDC; encoded by the exons ATGAAGATCAACTTGGAAGCGAGAAGGGCATTCTTAACATCCTCCGCAATTTTCAGATCGTCTCAATCACATTCAG GCAGTCATGGATTCGATGCTAAAATACccaacaccaccaccaccaccaccaatgaCAATAATGGTAGAACCTTCAGCCAAGACATTGTTCAGATGTTCAGAGACCCCTCTCTTAAAACTAAGCCTGGAGAACCCAATTCAATGGCTAGATTTCATAGAAGAAGTCCATCCATCAGGGAAACAGATGAGAGGTTTTTCAAAATTCTTAGGATTTTCAAATGGGGACCTGATGCTGAAAAGGCTACCGAAGTCCTGTTGTTGAATATAGATCACAGATTGGTCAGGGAGGTCTTGAACCTTGATGTAGAGATTGGTGTCAAATTGCAGTTTTTCAAGTGGGCTGCCAAAAAAAAGAATTTAGTGCATGATTGTTGCACTTATATGCCCCTCATTCGTCGCTTGGCAGAAGCAGGATTGGTGGGTGAAATGTGGCAGACAATACTACAGATGGTGAAAAGTGACTGTAGGATTAATCCCAGTGTTTTGTCCGAACTTGTTAGAATTCTAGGAAAGGTTAAGATGGTGGAGAAGGCATGTGTCTTGTTTTATCGCATAAAGGCGTCGAGGTGCAAACCCAGTGTTTATGCTTATAATTGCCTTTTCAGTGTGTTGATAAGGGCTAACTGTCATGATAAAGTGCAAGAACTTTACAAAGAGATGTGCAGTGAAGGGAAATGCCTTCCCGATACAGTGACTTATACTATGCTTATTGCTAACTTTGGGAAACTCGGGCATGTGGACTCTGCAATTAATCTTTTTAAAGAAATGAGGGAGAATGGCCTGCAACCGAGTGCAAAGATATACACTAGTCTGATGGGGACTTTGTTTAAGTCAAGTCGATATGGTGAGGCCTTGAAGTTGTTTCAAGAGATGAGAGATAAACGTTTTCCTCCGAATGTTTTTACATACACTGAGGTTATCAACGGGCTTGGAAAAGCTGGCAGGGTTCAAGAGGCTCTCAGAATGTTTCAAGATATGCAGAAGGATGGTTGTTCTCCTGATGTTATTTTGTTCAATAAGCTAATTGACATTTTGGGCAATGCAGGGCAACTTGATAGTGTTTTCAAGCTCTTTGGTGAGATGGAAAGTCTTGGATGCACTCCTACTGTGGTGACGTATAATAGTGTTATGGAAGCCCTCTTTAAGGCTAAAAATGCATCTGGTGCCTTGAAGTGGTTCGAGGGAATGAAGGAGAAAGGCATTCATCCAAGTCCATTCACATATTCAATTCTAATTGCTGGTTTATGCAAGACAAATAGACTAGAAAAGGCATTAATGCTTCTTGAAGAGATGGATGAGAAGGGTTTTCCACCTTGCCCAGCTGCTTACTGTAGTCTGATTGATGCTCTTGGAAAGGCACACAGATATGATGCAGCCGTGGAATTGTTCAAGGAGCTAATAGAAAATGGCAATATTTCCAGCTCTAGGATTTATGCTGTGATGATTAAACACCTTGGGAAAGCAAACCGTATTGATGCAGCCATTGAACTGTTTGGAGAAATGCAACAGCGAGGCTGCATCCCTGATGTGTATTCCTACAATGCATTAATGTCTGGTCTGGTCAGGGCAA ATTTTGAGTCCATATTGTTGCATCTCTGCGTGAGACAATGTTTGGTTTCTCCTATGGAGAGGTGCTGCTACTTTTGTGAGCAACTATTGCTCTTATTG GGCCAACGATGTATCGAGGATTGCTAG
- the LOC131051234 gene encoding pentatricopeptide repeat-containing protein At3g16010 isoform X1: MKINLEARRAFLTSSAIFRSSQSHSGSHGFDAKIPNTTTTTTNDNNGRTFSQDIVQMFRDPSLKTKPGEPNSMARFHRRSPSIRETDERFFKILRIFKWGPDAEKATEVLLLNIDHRLVREVLNLDVEIGVKLQFFKWAAKKKNLVHDCCTYMPLIRRLAEAGLVGEMWQTILQMVKSDCRINPSVLSELVRILGKVKMVEKACVLFYRIKASRCKPSVYAYNCLFSVLIRANCHDKVQELYKEMCSEGKCLPDTVTYTMLIANFGKLGHVDSAINLFKEMRENGLQPSAKIYTSLMGTLFKSSRYGEALKLFQEMRDKRFPPNVFTYTEVINGLGKAGRVQEALRMFQDMQKDGCSPDVILFNKLIDILGNAGQLDSVFKLFGEMESLGCTPTVVTYNSVMEALFKAKNASGALKWFEGMKEKGIHPSPFTYSILIAGLCKTNRLEKALMLLEEMDEKGFPPCPAAYCSLIDALGKAHRYDAAVELFKELIENGNISSSRIYAVMIKHLGKANRIDAAIELFGEMQQRGCIPDVYSYNALMSGLVRASRVDEAHTWLKKMQEKGCKPDLSSHNIILHGLSKVGGPTEAFKMLEKMKTSGIQPDAVSYNTVLGVLSNAGMFEEAVKLMKEMSSKGFSYDVITYSSILEAVGRVDECKPFID; this comes from the exons ATGAAGATCAACTTGGAAGCGAGAAGGGCATTCTTAACATCCTCCGCAATTTTCAGATCGTCTCAATCACATTCAG GCAGTCATGGATTCGATGCTAAAATACccaacaccaccaccaccaccaccaatgaCAATAATGGTAGAACCTTCAGCCAAGACATTGTTCAGATGTTCAGAGACCCCTCTCTTAAAACTAAGCCTGGAGAACCCAATTCAATGGCTAGATTTCATAGAAGAAGTCCATCCATCAGGGAAACAGATGAGAGGTTTTTCAAAATTCTTAGGATTTTCAAATGGGGACCTGATGCTGAAAAGGCTACCGAAGTCCTGTTGTTGAATATAGATCACAGATTGGTCAGGGAGGTCTTGAACCTTGATGTAGAGATTGGTGTCAAATTGCAGTTTTTCAAGTGGGCTGCCAAAAAAAAGAATTTAGTGCATGATTGTTGCACTTATATGCCCCTCATTCGTCGCTTGGCAGAAGCAGGATTGGTGGGTGAAATGTGGCAGACAATACTACAGATGGTGAAAAGTGACTGTAGGATTAATCCCAGTGTTTTGTCCGAACTTGTTAGAATTCTAGGAAAGGTTAAGATGGTGGAGAAGGCATGTGTCTTGTTTTATCGCATAAAGGCGTCGAGGTGCAAACCCAGTGTTTATGCTTATAATTGCCTTTTCAGTGTGTTGATAAGGGCTAACTGTCATGATAAAGTGCAAGAACTTTACAAAGAGATGTGCAGTGAAGGGAAATGCCTTCCCGATACAGTGACTTATACTATGCTTATTGCTAACTTTGGGAAACTCGGGCATGTGGACTCTGCAATTAATCTTTTTAAAGAAATGAGGGAGAATGGCCTGCAACCGAGTGCAAAGATATACACTAGTCTGATGGGGACTTTGTTTAAGTCAAGTCGATATGGTGAGGCCTTGAAGTTGTTTCAAGAGATGAGAGATAAACGTTTTCCTCCGAATGTTTTTACATACACTGAGGTTATCAACGGGCTTGGAAAAGCTGGCAGGGTTCAAGAGGCTCTCAGAATGTTTCAAGATATGCAGAAGGATGGTTGTTCTCCTGATGTTATTTTGTTCAATAAGCTAATTGACATTTTGGGCAATGCAGGGCAACTTGATAGTGTTTTCAAGCTCTTTGGTGAGATGGAAAGTCTTGGATGCACTCCTACTGTGGTGACGTATAATAGTGTTATGGAAGCCCTCTTTAAGGCTAAAAATGCATCTGGTGCCTTGAAGTGGTTCGAGGGAATGAAGGAGAAAGGCATTCATCCAAGTCCATTCACATATTCAATTCTAATTGCTGGTTTATGCAAGACAAATAGACTAGAAAAGGCATTAATGCTTCTTGAAGAGATGGATGAGAAGGGTTTTCCACCTTGCCCAGCTGCTTACTGTAGTCTGATTGATGCTCTTGGAAAGGCACACAGATATGATGCAGCCGTGGAATTGTTCAAGGAGCTAATAGAAAATGGCAATATTTCCAGCTCTAGGATTTATGCTGTGATGATTAAACACCTTGGGAAAGCAAACCGTATTGATGCAGCCATTGAACTGTTTGGAGAAATGCAACAGCGAGGCTGCATCCCTGATGTGTATTCCTACAATGCATTAATGTCTGGTCTGGTCAGGGCAAGTAGGGTTGATGAAGCTCATACTTGGcttaagaaaatgcaagaaaaaggaTGTAAGCCTGATTTAAGTAGCCATAATATAATTTTGCATGGTTTGTCTAAGGTAGGGGGGCCAACGGAGGCTTTTAAGATGTTAGAGAAAATGAAAACCTCAGGGATTCAGCCAGATGCAGTATCTTATAACACAGTTCTTGGTGTGCTTAGCAATGCAGGTATGTTTGAGGAGGCAGTCAAGTTAATGAAAGAGATGAGTTCTAAAGGATTTTCTTATGATGTAATTACATATTCTTCAATACTAGAAGCAGTGGGTAGGGTCGACGAGTGCAAACCCTTTATTGATTAA
- the LOC131051234 gene encoding pentatricopeptide repeat-containing protein At3g16010 isoform X4, with product MKINLEARRAFLTSSAIFRSSQSHSGSHGFDAKIPNTTTTTTNDNNGRTFSQDIVQMFRDPSLKTKPGEPNSMARFHRRSPSIRETDERFFKILRIFKWGPDAEKATEVLLLNIDHRLVREVLNLDVEIGVKLQFFKWAAKKKNLVHDCCTYMPLIRRLAEAGLVGEMWQTILQMVKSDCRINPSVLSELVRILGKVKMVEKACVLFYRIKASRCKPSVYAYNCLFSVLIRANCHDKVQELYKEMCSEGKCLPDTVTYTMLIANFGKLGHVDSAINLFKEMRENGLQPSAKIYTSLMGTLFKSSRYGEALKLFQEMRDKRFPPNVFTYTEVINGLGKAGRVQEALRMFQDMQKDGCSPDVILFNKLIDILGNAGQLDSVFKLFGEMESLGCTPTVVTYNSVMEALFKAKNASGALKWFEGMKEKGIHPSPFTYSILIAGLCKTNRLEKALMLLEEMDEKGFPPCPAAYCSLIDALGKAHRYDAAVELFKELIENGNISSSRIYAVMIKHLGKANRIDAAIELFGEMQQRGCIPDVYSYNALMSGLVRARGPTEAFKMLEKMKTSGIQPDAVSYNTVLGVLSNADFESILLHLCVRQCLVSPMERCCYFCEQLLLLLGQRCIEDC from the exons ATGAAGATCAACTTGGAAGCGAGAAGGGCATTCTTAACATCCTCCGCAATTTTCAGATCGTCTCAATCACATTCAG GCAGTCATGGATTCGATGCTAAAATACccaacaccaccaccaccaccaccaatgaCAATAATGGTAGAACCTTCAGCCAAGACATTGTTCAGATGTTCAGAGACCCCTCTCTTAAAACTAAGCCTGGAGAACCCAATTCAATGGCTAGATTTCATAGAAGAAGTCCATCCATCAGGGAAACAGATGAGAGGTTTTTCAAAATTCTTAGGATTTTCAAATGGGGACCTGATGCTGAAAAGGCTACCGAAGTCCTGTTGTTGAATATAGATCACAGATTGGTCAGGGAGGTCTTGAACCTTGATGTAGAGATTGGTGTCAAATTGCAGTTTTTCAAGTGGGCTGCCAAAAAAAAGAATTTAGTGCATGATTGTTGCACTTATATGCCCCTCATTCGTCGCTTGGCAGAAGCAGGATTGGTGGGTGAAATGTGGCAGACAATACTACAGATGGTGAAAAGTGACTGTAGGATTAATCCCAGTGTTTTGTCCGAACTTGTTAGAATTCTAGGAAAGGTTAAGATGGTGGAGAAGGCATGTGTCTTGTTTTATCGCATAAAGGCGTCGAGGTGCAAACCCAGTGTTTATGCTTATAATTGCCTTTTCAGTGTGTTGATAAGGGCTAACTGTCATGATAAAGTGCAAGAACTTTACAAAGAGATGTGCAGTGAAGGGAAATGCCTTCCCGATACAGTGACTTATACTATGCTTATTGCTAACTTTGGGAAACTCGGGCATGTGGACTCTGCAATTAATCTTTTTAAAGAAATGAGGGAGAATGGCCTGCAACCGAGTGCAAAGATATACACTAGTCTGATGGGGACTTTGTTTAAGTCAAGTCGATATGGTGAGGCCTTGAAGTTGTTTCAAGAGATGAGAGATAAACGTTTTCCTCCGAATGTTTTTACATACACTGAGGTTATCAACGGGCTTGGAAAAGCTGGCAGGGTTCAAGAGGCTCTCAGAATGTTTCAAGATATGCAGAAGGATGGTTGTTCTCCTGATGTTATTTTGTTCAATAAGCTAATTGACATTTTGGGCAATGCAGGGCAACTTGATAGTGTTTTCAAGCTCTTTGGTGAGATGGAAAGTCTTGGATGCACTCCTACTGTGGTGACGTATAATAGTGTTATGGAAGCCCTCTTTAAGGCTAAAAATGCATCTGGTGCCTTGAAGTGGTTCGAGGGAATGAAGGAGAAAGGCATTCATCCAAGTCCATTCACATATTCAATTCTAATTGCTGGTTTATGCAAGACAAATAGACTAGAAAAGGCATTAATGCTTCTTGAAGAGATGGATGAGAAGGGTTTTCCACCTTGCCCAGCTGCTTACTGTAGTCTGATTGATGCTCTTGGAAAGGCACACAGATATGATGCAGCCGTGGAATTGTTCAAGGAGCTAATAGAAAATGGCAATATTTCCAGCTCTAGGATTTATGCTGTGATGATTAAACACCTTGGGAAAGCAAACCGTATTGATGCAGCCATTGAACTGTTTGGAGAAATGCAACAGCGAGGCTGCATCCCTGATGTGTATTCCTACAATGCATTAATGTCTGGTCTGGTCAGGGCAA GGGGGCCAACGGAGGCTTTTAAGATGTTAGAGAAAATGAAAACCTCAGGGATTCAGCCAGATGCAGTATCTTATAACACAGTTCTTGGTGTGCTTAGCAATGCAG ATTTTGAGTCCATATTGTTGCATCTCTGCGTGAGACAATGTTTGGTTTCTCCTATGGAGAGGTGCTGCTACTTTTGTGAGCAACTATTGCTCTTATTG GGCCAACGATGTATCGAGGATTGCTAG